One Setaria viridis chromosome 3, Setaria_viridis_v4.0, whole genome shotgun sequence DNA window includes the following coding sequences:
- the LOC117850860 gene encoding beta-glucosidase 12-like — NDRSNGDVADDQYHRYEEDVNIMKDIGMDAYRFSISWTRILPNGSRSGRVNREGVNYYNNFINELLSKGLQPFVTIFHWDSPQALEDKYKGFLSPNIVDDYKSYAGVYFREFGDRVKHWITFNEPFSFCQGGYASGVFAPGRCSSWEQGNCSVGDSGTEPYAACHHQLLAHGETVRLYKEKYQAMQKGKIGITLMSHWFVPISNSKSDKGAARRSMDFMLGWFMDPLIKGDYPLSMRKIVGNHLPKFSKEQSKLVKGAFDFIGLNYYTAYFAENVPPSNSLNFSYNTDPRATLTGARNGVPIGPTSASTWYFTFYIYPKGSHELLLYVKEKYGNPTVYITENGKFYREGNNRARLKESLKDDIRVQYYHDHLLALLSSVRDGANLKGYFAWSLLDDFEWASGYMLRHVKTIYPFKIIGNALI, encoded by the exons AACGACAGAAGCAATGGGGATGTGGCTGATGACCAATACCATCGTTACGAG GAAGATGTGAACATCATGAAGGATATTGGAATGGATGCTTATAGGTTCTCCATCTCATGGACAAGAATTCTTCCAA ATGGAAGTCGGAGTGGCAGAGTTAACAGGGAAGGAGTCAATTATTACAACAATTTTATTAATGAGCTCCTGTCCAAAG GTTTGCAGCCGTTTGTGACCATTTTCCACTGGGACTCACCTCAGGCATTAGAAGACAAATACAAAGGGTTTCTTAGTCCTAATATAGT TGATGACTACAAGAGTTATGCTGGAGTCTACTTCAGAGAGTTTGGAGATCGTGTGAAACACTGGATCACTTTCAATGAGCCGTTTTCCTTCTGCCAAGGGGGTTATGCATCTGGCGTGTTTGCACCAGGGCGCTGTTCGTCCTGGGAGCAGGGAAACTGTAGTGTAGGGGATTCAGGAACAGAGCCTTACGCCGCGTGCCATCATCAACTACTAGCTCATGGAGAAACCGTCAGATTGTACAAAGAGAAATATCAG GCCATGCAGAAGGGAAAGATTGGAATAACTTTAATGTCACACTGGTTCGTTCCCATCTCCAATTCAAAATCAGATAAAGGTGCGGCAAGACGTTCGATGGACTTCATGCTTGGATG GTTTATGGACCCTCTCATTAAAGGAGATTATCCTTTAAGCATGAGAAAAATAGTTGGTAATCACCTGCCGAAGTTCAGCAAAGAACAATCTAAATTGGTCAAGGGTGCATTTGACTTCATTGGACTCAACTACTATACTGCATACTTTGCGGAAAACGTCCCTCCATCAAACAGCCTCAATTTCAGCTATAACACTGATCCGCGAGCAACTCTTACTG GTGCTCGAAACGGTGTTCCCATAGGTCCTACG TCTGCTTCAACTTGGTACTTCACCTTCTATATCTACCCTAAAGGATCACATGAGTTGCTACTTTATGTTAAGGAGAAGTATGGAAACCCCACTGTTTATATCACTGAAAATGGTAAGTTCTATAGAGAAGGT AACAACAGAGCTAGGCTGAAA GAATCTCTGAAGGATGACATCAGGGTACAGTACTACCACGACCACCTTCTTGCCCTGCTAAGTTCTGTAAG GGATGGAGCAAATTTGAAAGGATACTTTGCATGGTCTCTGCTTGATGATTTCGAGTGGGCAAGCGGATACATGTTAAGGCATGTAAAGACTATTTATCCATTCAAAATAATTGGAAATGCTCTCATTTGA